A single window of Rubripirellula lacrimiformis DNA harbors:
- a CDS encoding YcxB family protein: MKTTYELTRDDLAAFIEFHQRTSPALRRQKIGCLVVAFFALMILPAGILLTTDKPVLETAIDIWPLLLGPILFGIFATPYIRWRTRQMSNRLLSEGQNKEFYGKCELEAGDEALTETRPSGSTIRNWTSVERIVTTPSHLFVYTSGIEAYVVPRRAFSTESEFDAFLGVITERSGMEVQGFG; encoded by the coding sequence ATGAAAACAACCTACGAGTTGACGCGTGATGATCTCGCCGCGTTTATTGAATTCCACCAGCGTACATCGCCCGCATTGCGGCGACAAAAGATCGGATGCCTTGTCGTTGCATTCTTTGCGCTGATGATCCTGCCGGCCGGAATTCTACTCACGACAGACAAACCGGTGCTTGAAACGGCAATCGATATTTGGCCATTGCTACTCGGCCCAATACTCTTCGGCATATTCGCAACTCCTTACATTCGCTGGCGAACGCGTCAAATGTCAAACCGTCTTCTCAGCGAAGGGCAGAACAAGGAATTCTATGGGAAATGCGAACTGGAGGCGGGTGATGAGGCGCTCACGGAGACCCGACCATCTGGATCAACGATTCGCAACTGGACTTCCGTGGAACGCATCGTGACAACGCCATCGCATTTGTTCGTGTATACTTCCGGCATCGAAGCCTATGTGGTCCCACGCCGAGCTTTCTCAACCGAATCAGAATTCGACGCATTTCTTGGTGTAATCACAGAACGCTCTGGCATGGAGGTGCAAGGGTTTGGCTGA